Within Thermococcus indicus, the genomic segment TTTACATAAATCTTTTTAAGAAGTCTTTTTTGGATGTCTTCAGAAGTTATGGAGAGCTTGGTAGTGTACTCCTTATCTTGATACCTACATTAGTATGTAGTAATCACCGACACTGGCAAGATAGGTCAAAGGAGTGTACCCCACTCTTTCCTGATTTATGTAGACCTCCGCTCCAATGGGGGTAGAGTTTATTAACAATGAGGAGTACCCTTCAACAGCACGTAGGCCATAAATTAAAAATATGGCAATAACCTTGCCATTAATAGCAATATAAGTATCTTTTAGTGTCACTATCATAGTGCCTAATGACAGTTCCTGGTTTTTTGCCAGTGTAGTAGTTTGTGAGTTACCACTTGGGTATACTATGTGAATTAATGCTTTTCCACTGCCAACATTTACGTCTATAACTTTTATTTTATATTCATCTCCATTTTGGTCTATCAGTGTTTTAATTTCCCCGACTGAAACTGGAAGAGTGTATCCAAGCTCATCCTCTGCTGAAACATATGGATGAGGCACTTCCAAGAAGAAGAGTATGCTTACAATAATGATCATCATAACAAATGCCGAACCCACACTCTTATCTTTCATACAGGCTCCCCCCGAACTGCCTGGCCCACTTCTCGTACCTTTCAATTTCTTTCCTCGTCAGCGGGCTTTTAATCCTCTTAAACGCCTCCTCAAAATCCTCCATCTCCAGCGGTCTGACCTTGAGCTTGAGGCCCTCAACCTCGATGCTGGAAAGTCTTTCCAAGTCGGCGAGCTCGGGGTTCTCCTCTTCGAGCATGTGATGTATTGCCAGGTTGCACAGGTTCGCTATCTCCCTGCCTGAATACAGGCGCTTCACGCTCTCCTCTGCTATAGCCTCGAGGTCGAGCGTGCTTGTGTCCAGACCCCTGGTGTGTATCCTCACGATCTCCTTGACGGCCTCCTTGTCTGGCAGTGGCACGTAAATCCTCAGTGGAAACCTCGAGAGCAGCGCCTCGTCGAGGTCCCAGGGAGTGTTGGTTGAGGCCAGCGTGAGGACGAACTTTTCTCCCCCTCCTTTGAAGCCGTCTATCTCGGACAAGAGGGTTGCTAAAGCCCTCCTGGTGGCCTCGTGGACGTTCTCGCGTCTCAAGCTCAATGCATCGACCTCGTCGATGAAAACTATGCTGGGGGCCTTCTCCCTCGCCAGCCCGTACAGGGCTGTTATCAGCTTTGAGGACTCGCCGTAGTACTTGCTGAGTACGTCTGAAGCTTTAACATTGAAGAACGTGGCCTTCAAGCTCCCAGCCGCCGCTGAAGCGAGGAGGGTCTTACCCGTCCCCGGTGGACCGAAGAGGAGGATTCCCTTCCACGGCTTTATGGCTTCGGGCCTCTTTGCAAAGGCTATGGCCACGTTCTTGGCGAGCAATCTCTTGACATCATCCAGCCCCCCTATGTCCCTCCACGTGACGGTGGAACTGGTTATCAGCCCCTCCACCTGTGCCCTGTACTCATCGGCGGGTGCTCCTTCCCTGGGACTGGCTCGCTCTTTGCGCGATGATGGGATCTTGAGTTCCTCGGCTACCTCTTCCCAGCGCTTTGCCTTTTCCAGGTAGAATTCTCTCCTGTCGGGCGCCTTCTCCGCCAGTGCCTTCAGGATCTCCGCGCAATTGAGGGCGTACTTTCTGGCCTCGTCTACCTTGCCCCTCGCCAGCTCCGCCTCGTACCCCTTTCTGCATTTCTCAAAAAGGGAGAGGTAGAGTGACTGCATCTCAACCCCTCATCATGTCCTCTATCTGCTTCAGCCGGCTCTTCGGCTCAAGGTCGGAAGATGCCGAGGCCTCAAAGAGAGATGCCGCTTCTTCGATAGTTTCAGCGTCAAAGTCCCCCGTCAGAATGCTTTCACTCGTCAGGTCAAGCATCGTGCTCAGGGCCTCGTCGAGACCTTCCACCTTCGCCATGGCCTTCTCGAACTCCACCTGCATCTTTGCAACGTCTTCAGCACCGGGTCCTTCTGCAATACTCTCCACGATGTCCCGGCTAAACTGGATGAAGTTTGCCGAGACCTTCACCAGCTCCCGCTGGATTTCTGCTTCTTCCATGAGGAGGAGAAGCCTCTTGGCTTGCTTTATCCTTTCCTCAAGGGCGAGGTACTTCATGGCGCTCCTCTTTAAGAGGGCTTCATCACCGATTTTTGCCGCTTCTTTTCCCTGAAGGAAAATTTTACGCTTTAGGTTTTCGAGATTGCTAATGTATTGCTTCAAGGCCATCTTGGCCTTTCTCATCCTAACTTTGCGTTCGATTTCTCTTTCCTCCTTGGATTTCCAAAACTTGACCACAGGGATCACGCCCCGTTTTCCCTCTTTATGTTGTGCACCAAAACCTTAAGCCTTTCCATAAAGTCGTCACTGATGGGAACGTTCTCCTTAATGAGAATCTCCACGGTGCTTATCGCGTTGGTTAGATCCGTCAGGTTCCGAACTGTGTAAAACTTCAGGTCGTTGAGCGTGTTCAACAGTTCAGCCTTCCTGTTAAGCTCAGCATAGGTCAACGCCAGTTTTCCAAGGGTCTCAACAACAATGCGCCTGTTCCTCAGGGTTTCCTCGGCCGTCTTGCTCCTCTTTAACGCTTCTAAGCTCCTTGCCAGGGACTTCTTCAGCTCCTCAACTTCCTTCTCGAGCTCGACTTTTCTCTTCTCAACTTCTTGAAGTATTTCCAGGCCTTTGAGGAACTCCTCAACCGATTGATAGCGGTCTTCCTTTCTCTTCGCGAGGAGCTTCTCAAAGATCCCATCGTACTTCGCCAGCCCCGGATTTATCTTTGAGGGCGGAGTGAACTTGTAGTTCTCGTCAACTATCTTGCCGAAGACCTCCTCATAGGTGTAGCCCTCGAAGGGCAGTTTACCAGTTAATAGCTCGTAGAAAGTAACCCCCAGCTGCCAGATGTCAGTTCTATGGTCCGTGTGCCCGTACTTGCTCGGCATTAAGTGCTCCGGAGAAGCGTAAAGCGGGGTATAGCCCAAAACACTCCTGCTCGAACTCATTGTTCCGAGCTTTGCCAAGCCCCAGTCCGTTATCTTCGGCGTTAGGTCTGCCTTGAGGAGGATGTTTAAGGGTTTTAGGTCGCGGTGGTAGATTCCCTTACCGTGGGCGTGCTTGAGTCCGTCGGCAATGCCTTTGATGAGCTTTAAGGCGGTCTTCTCATCGAGGGGCTTCGGGTAGCCGTCGAGGTCCCTAACGGTTTTTCCGTTGAGTTTTACACCTTCGACGTACTCCATCTCGAGGTATGGAATCGGGAGAATGTCCACGTCGTAGAGCCTGGCGATGTTCTCGTGGCTTAGGTGGAGCCAGGCGGAGACCTCCTTTATGAACGTCTTGCTCGTCCTTTCGTCTATGCGCGGGATTTTTAAGGAGACGACCTTGCCGTCTTTCTTCCGCTTAACCTTGAAGACCTTTGCAAAGCCTCCCTCGCCGATGAACTCAAGGGGTTCGTAGCGGGAGAGCAAGGCAGGTGGAAAGCCCGGGACCGGAGGTTCGGGAAGGTCGGGCTTCTTCACTTCTGGCACAGCTGGTTCTTCGGGCTTTTCAGCTTTAGACTTTTTGACTTCTACCGGCTTTGGTGCAGGTTTTCTGGGTTCCGCCCTAATTTCTTGGGCTGGTGCGGGCTTTTCTTCCGCTTTAACCTTCGCGCTCTTCGGTTTCTTCCTGGACTTTCCGCCCTTGGCTTTTGCTACAACTTCACCAATGACAACAAGGGCTAAGAGCGCACCGATGATGTAGGCTGTGTTGATTCCTTCCGCCTTCATTTCTCCCCCGCCCAGAATCACACTACCCGATACCCTGAGGGGAAACTTGGAGACCTGGATTCCCGTGGAGTCGGGAACCAGCGGCGGCACCGAGGGCTGGTCGGGTTGAAGGAACCTATCCGAGCTGATGGATATAGAAGCCTGCATCCCGGAGACGTTGGAGTCCCTGCACCCTCTGCATTCCCTCGGCATTGCCCCCGGATCCAGGGTTAGGAGTGCCACTTGCGCCAGGCTCGTGTTCAGGTACGACCTCATGGCTATCGTTAGCGTTTCGTCTCCCGGCGACGCGTCAAGCACGCGACCGCTCAGGGGGGCGGTGTAGGCTGCCTGTTCCTTGATCTTCCCGCTACCGTCCGTCAGGAGGACTACGATGTCTCCGGAGTTGAAGATGCGCGTTGCGGTCCCTATCAGCACTAGGTTTTCTTTCCCTGGAAGAACCCGTTCGATGGATAACCTCACGTCCCCCCAGGAGTACGTTTCCGCCGAGGCCACCGCGCCGTTCGGCCTCAACTTCACCAGGAAACCCTTCTCCCCTCCACCGGATTCCACGTTGCCCACGAGAATGATTCCATCGTCCGTTATGGCCACGTCCCTCAGCTCCGCCCGGGAATAGATGCCGTACACCTTCCCCCACATCACGACGCCACCGGGGGAGAGCACTGCAACCGCTGGGCTTTTCCCCCTGTTGCCGGCCAGCAGGAGGTAATCGTTTTCCAGTGGCTCTATCTTCACGAGCTTGAGGTCGTATGTCCCCTTGTACCTGCGAACCCACTCCAGACTTCCAGAGGGATCGAGCTTGAAGACGAGGTACTCGTCCTGGGATTTCAGTCCAACCAGCCCGAAAACGTTCCCATCTCCGTCCACCCCTATTGCAACCAGATCCTTACCCTCAAGCGATAGGTAAACCCTGGACCACACAACCTTCCCGTTTTCGTCGAGCTTGGCGAGCCACACTCCCCTGCCGTCCCCAACGGATCCCCCGATTATGATGTGCCCATCGGGTCCTCCTTCCAGTGCTTCCCCTTCTAGATCATAATCACCCTTGATGAGCTTGGACCAGGCGACTTCCCCGTTTTCCGTTATCCTCGCTATCACCACGCCCTCCCTCGAGTTTCCAAGGAGAACCGAATCGCCATTTAGATTGACTACCCTGACTGTTTCCTCGGGGTCGATGTCAGAGTAAGCCTTTGCCCACGATTCCGTTACAGCCTGTGAGATTGAAGCCGCAAAGAGAACTGCAATGATTCCTAGGAGAACGCCCATTTTTAACGCGGCTGATCTCATTTCCACACCACCACCGTCACGTTATCCCTTGTGACGGGCAGGGCCTCTTCAATCAGCTCCTTCGCTATCTCTTCAGCGTTCTCGCCCCGCGAGGCTATCTCGACTATTCTTTCTTCGTCCACGTAGTCGTGCAGCCCGTCGGAGCTAAGCAGGAGAACGTCCCCGTGTCTCAGCTTCCATTCGTAAAAATCAACCTCAAATTTGGCCCCAAGGGCCCTCGTTATGATGTTCCGCATCGGGTGCCTCCTCGCTTCATCAGGAGTTATCTCACCTTTATCAACGAGCTCCTGGACGAGCGAGTGGTCTTTCGTCCTGGCGATGATCCTTCCGTTCCTTATCAGGTAGGCCCTGCTGTCGCCAATGTTGGCTACGAGAACCCTCCCCGGGGAAACAAGGGCGGACACCAGGGTTGTCCCCATTCCCTTCCTCTCTCCCGTGGCGTTCTCCACTATTCTAGAGTGTGCCAGCTCGTACGCTTTCTTGAGAGTTATCCGGGTGAGATACCGGGGAGCGCCAGGTTCGTACTCCCCGAGAAACGTCTCTTTCAGAACCTCTATTGCAATCCCGGAAGCCACCTCGCCGGAGCTATGACCCCCAAGCCCATCGGCCACCGCCAGGAGGTATGCGTCGGGCAGTTTCAGGATTAAGAAGTTATCCTCGTTGTTGTATCTTCTCCCAACGTGGCTTATGCCGGATAAAAATGGAAGAAAAATTGCCATCGTTCCCCCATTGGACTCGGCCATTAGCCCTCAACCTCCCTCTGAACTTTGTGAAGGAGAACCCTCAGCTCATCCAGCGTTGACTTGCTTATCGGAACGCTCTCCCGCATCATCAGCTCGAACTGGCTTATGGCGTTCTCAATTTCGTCTTTGTGCTCTTTAGTGAAGGCCCTTAAGTCCTCAAGCGCGTTTATTAACCCCGCCTTGTCGTTGAGCTGGGCGTGGAGCAGGGCGTTCCTGCTCAGCTGTTCCACGAGCTGGCGCATGAGCTTTTTAAGCTCTCTGCTGTCGGTTGTCATGCTCATCGTCGTCTTCGTCCTTTCAATCTCCTTTTCAAGGGCTTTCCTCTCCTCGTCGAGCTTCTTCATCAGCTCAAGATCGCGGAGGAACTCCTCAACGCTCCCATAGCGGTCCCCCTTCCTCTTAGCTAAGAGCTTCTCAAAAATGCCATCGTACTTCGCCAGGGCCCTGTTGAAGTGGCTCGGCGGCTTTGGCTTCACGGCGGGATTAATAACCTTGGCCATCACCACCGCCGGAGAAGTCCCCTGATAGGGGAGCTTACCCGTTAGAAGTTCGTAGAAGATGAGGCCGAGCTGATAGATGTCCGTCCTCTGGTCGGTGTGGCCGTAGGTCTCGTCGTCGAGCTGTTCTGGAGCGGCGTAGAGAAGCGTTAAGCCCTTTGTGGTTGTCGCCGTCGTGGAGACGGCGCCGACCTTGGCCAGCCCCCAGTCCGTTATCTTGGGAGTCAAATCGCTCGTTATGAGGACGTTCTGGGGCTTCAAATCCCTGTGGTAAACCTGCTTGCCGTGGGCGTGCTTCAGTCCTTCAGCAATACCCCTGATGAAGCTCAACGCCTTCTCCTCATCGACGGGCTTCGGATACTTTCCAAGATCCCTTATGACCTCACCGTTAATCTCAATACCATCAACGAACTCTATTTCAAGGTGTGGTAGTGGTTCATCAAAGGCGTTGTAGAGCTTGACGATGTTCTTATGGTCGAGCAGGCGCCAAGCTTTAACCTCCTTGAGGAAAAATCGTTTGGCCTTCTCATCCAGGCGGGAAACCTTGAGGGCTATCACCTTTCCGTCGGACTTACGTTTAACCTTAAAGACCTTTGCAAAGCCACCCTCGCCGAGGAATTCGAGGGGCTCGTATTTGTCTAAAAGCTCTGGCGGGAAGTAGGGGACGGGGTTTGACGCGGGTTTTGGTGCTGGTTTCTTTGCTGGGGCCGGAGTCACGGCTCTCTCCGCCAGTGGAGAAGGCTTGGGCTTTCCGCCTTTAGCTTTAGCGGCGATGCCGCCGACTGCAATAAGACCGATGAGGGCGGCGATGAGATAGGTAGGGTTCAGTCCCCCGTCAGTCCTGCCAGCTTCCGTCGGGGATGATTGTTTGGTTTGTGAGTACACGGTTTCGGAGTGAGTAGTGGTTGTTTCCTGTATTGTTTGAATCGCCACCAAGCCCGCAGAAACGCTGACGCTCTTTCCGGCCTCAACGCTAACGGTCTTCGTATATTCTTCGTATCCGTCTTTCTTGATTCTGATGGAGTGTTCTCCGGGGGAGAGTTTGTAATCGGTTATGGGGGTTGTTCCGATGTAGTTACCGTCGACGTAAACCTCGGCTCCGGAAGGATCGCTTTCAACGCTCAGATAGCCGTAGGCGGGCTTTAAGGTCGCGGAAAGACTTTTGGTTTCTCCCGGCGAGAGGGTCACGGTAGTGGTGTAGTCCTCGTAGTCCTTCATGGTAAGCTTAACATCGTAAGTTCCGGGCGCTAAATTGAGTGTTAAGGGTGTCGTTCCCTTGTAATCGCCACCTATGTAGACCTTCGCTCCGGAGGGTTCTGAGGTTATTTTAAGCGTTCCTGGCTCTTTTGAGAGAGTCACCTCAAGCTTCTCAGTTTTGCCCGGTTCGATGGTTACCGTTGTTTCGTAATCCTGGTAATCGTTCTTCTTCACCACAACGCTGTGTTCTCCAGTGGAGAGCTTGTAATCCTCCAGGGGTGTTGTTCCAATGTAATTGCTGTCAACATAAACTTCAGCTCCGGAGGGAGATGATGTGACGGTTAGGTAGCCGAACTTCGGCGTGAGGGTTGCGGTAAGTTTCTTTTCACCTCCTGCTTCCAAGGTTATTTTGGTTGTGTAATCCTCATAATCCTGTTTTGTTATCCTTATTGTATAAGTTCCAGCTGATAGAGTGGTCTCAATAGGTGTTGTACCGTAATAGTCACCATTAATATAGACTTCTGCTCCGGATGGTGTTGACTCTATTCTCAAACTTGCTGGTAGCTCGTTAAGATTGACATTGAGGGTTGTTGTTTCTCCTGGGTTTATTGTGACCTTTTGTGTATATTGGGAGTAACTCTCCTTTTTGATTTCAATTTCATAAGTTCCAACATCAAGTTTGTGGTTCTCTACGGGTGTGGTTCCTATGTATGTTCCATTAAGATAAACCTCAGCTCCAGAAGGAGAAGAATAAATTGTTAAATACCCAAAAGTTGGCGTTAGCGTTGCTGAGATAGTCTTAGACTCCCCTGCATCCAGCGTTACTGTTGTCGTGTAGTCCTGGTAACCTTCTTTAATGATCTTAACTTCGTAAGTTCCTGGGTCAACTTGGTAGTTCTCAATGGGAGTTTGGCCTATTAATCTGCCATTTAAGTATACTTCTGCCCCTGATGGATAAGACCGCACTGTTATATGTGGGGGTATGATAGTATACATCTGTAGCTCCTCCTCATTAATTACAGCAAGATTATTGCCATTCTTCGTTATTGCTACATACACTGGTCCCCTTCCGACATCACCCTTTAGTAATTCATTTCCTCTGATATCCAATATGACTACACTGGTAAAGAATGTTGCCGCTATCTTATATGGAGGTCCAGATATTGACACAGAGTGTATACTTGATGAATAATGATATTCTCCCACGAGTAGTAGGGTACTCCTGTCTAATATCAAGAGATCTCCATTTGTTAGCCCCACACTTATATACTTACCATCAGGTGAGATGTCAATTGAATCTACGTTTGCTGATGTTATATATTGGTTTATTATATTTCCACTTTTATCTAAAATGTAAATCTCACCACACTGTGAACTACTAATCTCTCCCGTTCCACTTAAACAACCTGTGCCAGCCACAATGTATGATCCATCATCACTAATTGCTACTGCAGTGATAGATTTACCATCAATGGTTTTCTTCCATGTTATACTTCCACTTGAGCTTACTAAATATATTTCTCCCCATTGTTTTGGACCTTCATTTGTATCTGCCATGATTCCTGTTCCTACTACAGTATATTCTCCGTAAGATGTTGTGTCAACAGATACATAATCACCGCCCCATATAGACTGTTTGTATAATGTCTTACCTTGAGGCGTTAACGCAACTAGCTCCTGTTGGCTAATTGCTACAATGATATTATTCTCCGAAGAAATTGCAATGTCTATTAAATATGAAATATCCTGAAATTGATAGCTCCAAAGCATATTTCCCGTGATATCCACTAGATATATCCTTGAAATCCCTCCTGTAATCCAACCATCTTGGCCAATTGCAATGTATTGATCGTTCATTGCTATGGCACAACCAGCAGGGTTATCCCGTTGCCATAACAGATAATTGCTGAGATTACTCGATGCACTGGATACATTATTTGCTGAAAGTATTATTGCTAAAAAAAACAAAATTACAGCGCATAGTTTTTTGTTTTTCATAAATACTACCCCCCAAACTCCTCCGCCCACTTCTCGTACCTCTCGATTTCTTTCCTCGTCAATGGTGATTTAATCCTCTTGAAGGCCTCCTCGAAGTCCCTCATCTCAAGCGGTCTCGTCCGGAGCGAGCGCTTTCTCAGCTCGTGGAAGGGAAGTGAGGCCAGCTTGTGAAGATCCCTGTTCTCCTCGCGTATCATGTTCCATATCGCCTCCTGGCAGAGGTTCTTTAAATCCCTGCCAGAGTAGAGCCTCCTGACGCTCTCCTCGGCTATCGCATCGAGGTCGAGCCTGCTTATGTCCAGCCCGCGGGTGTTGATTTTGATTATCTCCTTGGTTGCCTCTTTATCGGGCAACGGCACGTATATCCTGCGCGGGAACCTCGACAGGACTGCCTCATCCAAGTCCCAGGGAGTGTTTGTTGCCGCCAGCGTCAAGACCAGAATGTCGCTCTTCTTGTCCTGGAAGCCGTCGAGTTCGGTGAGGAGCGTTGAAAGCATCCTCCTCGATGCCTCGCTCTGGTCGCCGGAGCGCTTGGTCGTTAGGGCATCAA encodes:
- a CDS encoding PEGA domain-containing protein; this encodes MKDKSVGSAFVMMIIIVSILFFLEVPHPYVSAEDELGYTLPVSVGEIKTLIDQNGDEYKIKVIDVNVGSGKALIHIVYPSGNSQTTTLAKNQELSLGTMIVTLKDTYIAINGKVIAIFLIYGLRAVEGYSSLLINSTPIGAEVYINQERVGYTPLTYLASVGDYYILM
- a CDS encoding ATP-binding protein encodes the protein MQSLYLSLFEKCRKGYEAELARGKVDEARKYALNCAEILKALAEKAPDRREFYLEKAKRWEEVAEELKIPSSRKERASPREGAPADEYRAQVEGLITSSTVTWRDIGGLDDVKRLLAKNVAIAFAKRPEAIKPWKGILLFGPPGTGKTLLASAAAGSLKATFFNVKASDVLSKYYGESSKLITALYGLAREKAPSIVFIDEVDALSLRRENVHEATRRALATLLSEIDGFKGGGEKFVLTLASTNTPWDLDEALLSRFPLRIYVPLPDKEAVKEIVRIHTRGLDTSTLDLEAIAEESVKRLYSGREIANLCNLAIHHMLEEENPELADLERLSSIEVEGLKLKVRPLEMEDFEEAFKRIKSPLTRKEIERYEKWARQFGGSLYER
- a CDS encoding serine/threonine-protein kinase, whose amino-acid sequence is MRSAALKMGVLLGIIAVLFAASISQAVTESWAKAYSDIDPEETVRVVNLNGDSVLLGNSREGVVIARITENGEVAWSKLIKGDYDLEGEALEGGPDGHIIIGGSVGDGRGVWLAKLDENGKVVWSRVYLSLEGKDLVAIGVDGDGNVFGLVGLKSQDEYLVFKLDPSGSLEWVRRYKGTYDLKLVKIEPLENDYLLLAGNRGKSPAVAVLSPGGVVMWGKVYGIYSRAELRDVAITDDGIILVGNVESGGGEKGFLVKLRPNGAVASAETYSWGDVRLSIERVLPGKENLVLIGTATRIFNSGDIVVLLTDGSGKIKEQAAYTAPLSGRVLDASPGDETLTIAMRSYLNTSLAQVALLTLDPGAMPRECRGCRDSNVSGMQASISISSDRFLQPDQPSVPPLVPDSTGIQVSKFPLRVSGSVILGGGEMKAEGINTAYIIGALLALVVIGEVVAKAKGGKSRKKPKSAKVKAEEKPAPAQEIRAEPRKPAPKPVEVKKSKAEKPEEPAVPEVKKPDLPEPPVPGFPPALLSRYEPLEFIGEGGFAKVFKVKRKKDGKVVSLKIPRIDERTSKTFIKEVSAWLHLSHENIARLYDVDILPIPYLEMEYVEGVKLNGKTVRDLDGYPKPLDEKTALKLIKGIADGLKHAHGKGIYHRDLKPLNILLKADLTPKITDWGLAKLGTMSSSRSVLGYTPLYASPEHLMPSKYGHTDHRTDIWQLGVTFYELLTGKLPFEGYTYEEVFGKIVDENYKFTPPSKINPGLAKYDGIFEKLLAKRKEDRYQSVEEFLKGLEILQEVEKRKVELEKEVEELKKSLARSLEALKRSKTAEETLRNRRIVVETLGKLALTYAELNRKAELLNTLNDLKFYTVRNLTDLTNAISTVEILIKENVPISDDFMERLKVLVHNIKRENGA
- a CDS encoding PP2C family protein-serine/threonine phosphatase → MAESNGGTMAIFLPFLSGISHVGRRYNNEDNFLILKLPDAYLLAVADGLGGHSSGEVASGIAIEVLKETFLGEYEPGAPRYLTRITLKKAYELAHSRIVENATGERKGMGTTLVSALVSPGRVLVANIGDSRAYLIRNGRIIARTKDHSLVQELVDKGEITPDEARRHPMRNIITRALGAKFEVDFYEWKLRHGDVLLLSSDGLHDYVDEERIVEIASRGENAEEIAKELIEEALPVTRDNVTVVVWK
- a CDS encoding PEGA domain-containing protein, yielding MGGGVWGVVFMKNKKLCAVILFFLAIILSANNVSSASSNLSNYLLWQRDNPAGCAIAMNDQYIAIGQDGWITGGISRIYLVDITGNMLWSYQFQDISYLIDIAISSENNIIVAISQQELVALTPQGKTLYKQSIWGGDYVSVDTTSYGEYTVVGTGIMADTNEGPKQWGEIYLVSSSGSITWKKTIDGKSITAVAISDDGSYIVAGTGCLSGTGEISSSQCGEIYILDKSGNIINQYITSANVDSIDISPDGKYISVGLTNGDLLILDRSTLLLVGEYHYSSSIHSVSISGPPYKIAATFFTSVVILDIRGNELLKGDVGRGPVYVAITKNGNNLAVINEEELQMYTIIPPHITVRSYPSGAEVYLNGRLIGQTPIENYQVDPGTYEVKIIKEGYQDYTTTVTLDAGESKTISATLTPTFGYLTIYSSPSGAEVYLNGTYIGTTPVENHKLDVGTYEIEIKKESYSQYTQKVTINPGETTTLNVNLNELPASLRIESTPSGAEVYINGDYYGTTPIETTLSAGTYTIRITKQDYEDYTTKITLEAGGEKKLTATLTPKFGYLTVTSSPSGAEVYVDSNYIGTTPLEDYKLSTGEHSVVVKKNDYQDYETTVTIEPGKTEKLEVTLSKEPGTLKITSEPSGAKVYIGGDYKGTTPLTLNLAPGTYDVKLTMKDYEDYTTTVTLSPGETKSLSATLKPAYGYLSVESDPSGAEVYVDGNYIGTTPITDYKLSPGEHSIRIKKDGYEEYTKTVSVEAGKSVSVSAGLVAIQTIQETTTTHSETVYSQTKQSSPTEAGRTDGGLNPTYLIAALIGLIAVGGIAAKAKGGKPKPSPLAERAVTPAPAKKPAPKPASNPVPYFPPELLDKYEPLEFLGEGGFAKVFKVKRKSDGKVIALKVSRLDEKAKRFFLKEVKAWRLLDHKNIVKLYNAFDEPLPHLEIEFVDGIEINGEVIRDLGKYPKPVDEEKALSFIRGIAEGLKHAHGKQVYHRDLKPQNVLITSDLTPKITDWGLAKVGAVSTTATTTKGLTLLYAAPEQLDDETYGHTDQRTDIYQLGLIFYELLTGKLPYQGTSPAVVMAKVINPAVKPKPPSHFNRALAKYDGIFEKLLAKRKGDRYGSVEEFLRDLELMKKLDEERKALEKEIERTKTTMSMTTDSRELKKLMRQLVEQLSRNALLHAQLNDKAGLINALEDLRAFTKEHKDEIENAISQFELMMRESVPISKSTLDELRVLLHKVQREVEG